One segment of Macrobrachium rosenbergii isolate ZJJX-2024 chromosome 25, ASM4041242v1, whole genome shotgun sequence DNA contains the following:
- the LOC136852206 gene encoding acyl-coenzyme A oxidase 1-like → MAPLPEKRFCVPDLQKERANCNFDQEEITNLIDGGADQTALRRKIEHFFFSDEEFLDPVRPEYMSHEDRYANELRKACHMMRKINEDDEIQQYAGNMEGIRMLVGAGVGAALCKDGNPLSVHFVMFLPCLVGQGTLDQQAEWVGRAWAGEIIGTYAQTEIGHGTFLRGLQTTATYDPDTQEFILNSPSITASKWWPGGLAKTANYAVVMAQLYTKGVCHGVHGFIVQLRDEETHKSMPGVMVGEIGPRLGLNTNDNGFLMFKNYRIPRKNMLMKFSQVLEDGTYIRPKNDKLTYGTMVFVRVAICHDACRQLQRAVTIATRYSAVRHQSELIPGEPEPQILDYQTQQYKLLPLIASVFGIQFAAMHVWKTYQQLTEDIEAGSTALLPEVSFTHLYVLIMWLQVARYLVKSCREASQGQPLTKSVSYLVANPVSAHENKDLSNAGLVEAFKSAVSSIVSENYKRLQQFCDEGEQYELAWNRCSVLLAQCAEAHTRYFVCEQYVQNVENLQVSDGVRNILRQLCRLYLIHHITLNQGLFLRTGTLSSAHISTLEGELCELLALLRPNAVNIVDSFDLHDRVLDSTLGCWDGDVYQRMFEEALKSPLNQTDVPEAYHKYLRPLMKSNL, encoded by the exons AACACTTCTTCTTCAGTGATGAAGAATTTTTGGATCCAGTCAGGCCAGAATACATGAGTCATGAAGATCGATATGCCAATGAATTAAGGAAAGCCTGCCATATGATGCGTAAAATCAACGAAGATGACGAAATCCAGCAATATGCTGGTAATATGGAAGGTATCAG GATGCTCGTTGGAGCAGGAGTTGGCGCAGCCCTTTGCAAAGATGGCAACCCTCTTTCTGTGCATTTCGTTATGTTCCTTCCTTGTCTTGTTGGTCAAGGAACACTAGACCAACAAGCAGAGTGGGTTGGTCGTGCCTGGGCAGGAGAAATAATTGGAACATATGCACAG ACTGAGATTGGTCATGGAACATTTTTAAGAGGCCTTCAAACAACAGCCACATATGACCCAGACACACAAGAGTTTATCCTGAATTCTCCATCAATTACTGCTTCAAAATGGTGGCCAGGAGGAT TGGCTAAAACAGCAAATTACGCTGTGGTTATGGCTCAGCTTTACACAAAAGGAGTTTGCCATGGTGTTCATGGATTCATTGTTCAACTTCGGGATGAAGAGACTCATAAGAGTATGCCAG GTGTAATGGTTGGAGAAATTGGACCACGATTAGGGTTGAACACAAATGACAATGGCTTCTTGATGTTTAAGAACTATCGTATTCCTAGGAAGAATATGCTAATGAAGTTTTCTCAGGTTTTAGAG gATGGAACATACATAAGACCCAAAAATGATAAACTTACTTATGGAACAATGGTGTTTGTCAGAGTAGCTATTTGCCATGATGCATGTCGACAACTACAGAGAGCGGTCACTATTGCTACTCGTTATTCTGCTGTCCGACATCAGTCTGAGCTGATTCCTGG tgaaCCAGAACCTCAGATTCTTGATTATCAAACTCAGCAGTACAAGTTATTACCATTGATAGCATCAGTATTTGGAATTCAGTTTGCGGCAATGCATGTCTGGAAGACATACCAACAGTTGACTGAGGATATAGAAGCAGGAAGCACTGCTTTGTTACCTGAAGTGAGTTTCACTCATCTTTATGTTCT tatcatgTGGCTGCAAGTAGCAA ggTACCTTGTCAAATCGTGTCGAGAAGCTAGTCAAGGTCAGCCTTTGACAAAATCTGTGTCTTATCTTGTTGCAAACCCAGTATCTGCACATGAAAACAAAGACCTATCTAATGCAG GCTTAGTGGAAGCTTTCAAGAGTGCGGTGTCTTCCATAGTATCTGAAAACTACAAAAGGTTGCAGCAGTTTTGTGATGAAGGGGAACAATATGAACTTGCTTGGAACAGATGTTCAGTGCTACTAGCTCAGTGTGCAGAG GCTCATACACGGTACTTTGTCTGTGAACAGTATGTTCAGAATGTTGAGAATCTGCAAGTTAGTGATGGGGTTCGCAACATTTTGCGCCAGTTGTGTCGTCTCTACCTCATTCACCACATTACACTGAACCAGGGATTGTTTTTGAGG ACAGGGACCCTTTCCTCTGCTCACATCAGTACTTTGGAAGGAGAACTCTGTGAATTACTGGCCCTGCTTCGTCCAAATGCTGTTAATATAGTTGATTCTTTTGACCTCCATGATCGAGTGCTAGACTCAACACTCGGATGCTGGGATGGGGATGTGTATCAAAG gaTGTTTGAGGAAGCTTTGAAGAGTCCCCTGAATCAAACAGATGTTCCTGAAGCATATCACAAGTATCTACGTCCTCTGATGAAATCAAACTTATAA